One genomic region from Methanomassiliicoccales archaeon encodes:
- a CDS encoding bifunctional 5,10-methylene-tetrahydrofolate dehydrogenase/5,10-methylene-tetrahydrofolate cyclohydrolase, whose product METVAAQIIDGSGIASRIKEELKPRIANLRATGLVPGLAVVLVGNDPASEVYVRMKGKACEELGMYSRTVNMPETVSEEDLLKNIDYLHAD is encoded by the coding sequence GTGGAGACAGTGGCAGCGCAGATCATCGATGGCAGTGGCATCGCTTCCAGAATCAAGGAAGAGCTAAAGCCGAGGATCGCCAACCTGAGGGCGACGGGGCTGGTCCCCGGTCTGGCCGTTGTGCTGGTGGGCAACGACCCCGCTTCCGAGGTCTATGTGCGCATGAAGGGCAAGGCCTGCGAGGAGCTAGGCATGTATTCGCGCACGGTCAACATGCCTGAAACGGTCAGCGAAGAGGACCTGCTGAAGAACATCGACTATCTGCATGCCGACC
- a CDS encoding hydrogenase iron-sulfur subunit — MKIIGYVCSHAGYAAADLAGEERLQYSPDIILIRLPCAGRIDVVHLLKAFREGADMLFVAGCLEGNCHHHYGNHEARKRVDQAKSILDALGMDGRRIEMFYLASNQGWKFKEIADEMMRRASELGSNPLEAKG, encoded by the coding sequence ATGAAGATCATCGGCTACGTCTGCTCACACGCCGGCTACGCAGCAGCGGACCTGGCCGGAGAAGAGCGACTGCAATATTCCCCGGACATAATTCTGATCCGACTGCCATGTGCCGGTCGGATCGACGTCGTACATTTGCTCAAGGCGTTCCGCGAAGGGGCCGACATGCTCTTCGTGGCGGGATGCCTGGAAGGAAACTGCCACCATCACTATGGCAATCACGAAGCCAGGAAGCGCGTCGATCAGGCCAAGAGCATCCTGGATGCATTGGGCATGGATGGACGGAGGATAGAGATGTTCTACCTTGCCTCCAACCAGGGCTGGAAGTTCAAGGAGATCGCGGATGAGATGATGAGAAGGGCGAGCGAGCTAGGGTCGAACCCACTGGAGGCGAAGGGATGA
- a CDS encoding polysaccharide deacetylase family protein: protein MRNAVFTVDVDRDVNVAEEGRYDAASSPGKTGETAARYTSSARGLEILVNVLDELEIHATFFLEGDTLRALAKHMDVRSLLSKHEVACHGVCHEDLTGETTGICLTGPETAEVVRESASIVEDISGRRPSGFRAPYLHTSSETLAILAKEGFRYDSSKVKRIEKGRIDPWRLDEGLWELPVAEGKDAKRKRIVSYLWPMHEGERSPSDYVAMAESLKAGCLILATHSWHIVETYGHGLLDEMQVEMNLRNLRKLLEGIAELGIEFRTADEVVDIMVRDRS from the coding sequence GTGCGCAACGCGGTCTTCACCGTGGACGTGGATAGAGATGTGAACGTGGCCGAGGAGGGACGCTACGACGCCGCTTCCTCTCCTGGCAAGACAGGCGAGACCGCGGCCCGCTACACCTCGTCCGCAAGAGGGCTGGAAATACTGGTCAACGTCCTGGACGAGTTGGAGATCCATGCCACATTCTTCCTCGAAGGGGATACGCTGCGCGCTCTGGCCAAGCACATGGACGTGCGATCGTTGCTGTCGAAGCACGAGGTCGCCTGTCATGGCGTCTGCCATGAGGATCTCACTGGCGAGACCACAGGCATCTGCTTGACGGGACCGGAGACCGCTGAGGTCGTGAGGGAGAGCGCTTCCATTGTGGAGGACATTTCTGGCCGCCGGCCTTCCGGGTTCCGCGCTCCCTACCTGCACACGAGCAGCGAAACCCTCGCCATACTGGCCAAGGAAGGATTCCGCTACGATTCCTCCAAGGTCAAGCGCATTGAAAAGGGCAGGATCGACCCGTGGAGATTGGATGAAGGTCTTTGGGAACTGCCGGTGGCGGAAGGCAAGGACGCCAAACGAAAACGTATCGTCTCCTACCTCTGGCCCATGCATGAAGGGGAACGCTCACCTTCCGACTATGTCGCCATGGCCGAATCGCTGAAAGCGGGATGCTTGATCTTGGCCACGCACAGCTGGCACATAGTGGAGACGTACGGCCACGGCCTCCTGGACGAGATGCAGGTGGAGATGAATCTGCGGAACCTGCGTAAGTTGCTTGAGGGCATAGCGGAACTGGGCATCGAATTCCGCACCGCTGACGAGGTCGTGGACATCATGGTGAGGGATCGATCATGA
- a CDS encoding methylenetetrahydrofolate reductase: protein MKAGSNLEKVLCDGRFAVTAEIGPPKSASAESVRRHAKEMRGCADAFNLTDNQIAMARMSSIAAAVVLIEEGLEPVIQMTCRDRNRIAMQSDILGASALGIKNVLCISGDHQTFGNQKEAKNVYDVDSIQELMILRKMRDEGRVWSDEELEVAPRLFLGAAANPFADPFEFRVARLAKKVRAGADFVQTQSIFDMERFERWMELVRVRGLHEDVHILAGILPLKSHRVALYMKNKVSGMIVPDAIVERMKAAKDPKEEGIRICVEQIEHLRSIEGVHGVHIMAPLWEEKVPEIVRRARLRPDARIE, encoded by the coding sequence ATGAAGGCGGGCAGCAACTTGGAGAAGGTGCTTTGCGATGGGAGGTTCGCCGTCACGGCGGAGATCGGGCCGCCCAAGTCCGCCAGCGCCGAGAGCGTCCGTCGACACGCGAAGGAGATGCGAGGTTGTGCGGACGCCTTCAATCTCACCGACAACCAGATCGCCATGGCCAGGATGTCGTCCATCGCCGCTGCGGTCGTTCTCATCGAGGAAGGCCTGGAACCGGTCATCCAGATGACCTGTCGGGACAGGAACCGGATCGCCATGCAATCCGATATCCTGGGGGCATCGGCGTTGGGCATTAAGAACGTGCTTTGCATCAGCGGCGACCATCAAACCTTCGGTAACCAGAAGGAAGCGAAGAACGTGTACGACGTCGACTCCATCCAGGAACTGATGATCCTGCGCAAGATGAGGGACGAAGGCCGAGTGTGGAGCGACGAGGAACTGGAAGTAGCTCCAAGACTTTTCCTGGGCGCGGCGGCCAATCCTTTTGCCGATCCATTCGAGTTCCGGGTCGCCAGGCTGGCAAAGAAGGTGAGGGCGGGAGCGGATTTCGTGCAGACGCAGAGCATCTTCGACATGGAACGCTTCGAAAGGTGGATGGAGCTCGTTCGGGTCAGGGGGCTGCATGAGGATGTGCATATACTGGCGGGCATCCTGCCGCTGAAATCGCACAGGGTGGCGCTCTACATGAAGAACAAGGTGTCAGGCATGATCGTTCCCGATGCCATAGTCGAGCGCATGAAGGCGGCCAAGGACCCGAAGGAGGAAGGCATCCGCATCTGCGTAGAGCAGATCGAGCATCTGCGGAGCATCGAAGGAGTGCATGGCGTGCACATCATGGCGCCCTTGTGGGAAGAGAAGGTGCCAGAGATCGTCCGCAGAGCGAGATTGCGTCCAGATGCTCGAATCGAGTGA
- a CDS encoding DsrE/DsrF/DrsH-like family protein, with product MTQKTTIVVHSGDMDKVFSAFIIANGSMAMGMEATLYFTFWGLNRLKKGGLDKGPLSQMNMLGLGRRMVRQRMEKANVAKLEQMVKDFKELGGKIIACEMTMEIMGIKKEDLRLDWIDEFGAVGTYVNEARKSDITLFI from the coding sequence GTGACCCAGAAGACGACCATAGTCGTGCACAGCGGCGACATGGACAAGGTGTTCAGCGCATTCATCATCGCCAACGGCTCCATGGCCATGGGCATGGAGGCTACGCTCTACTTCACTTTCTGGGGTCTCAATCGTCTCAAGAAGGGAGGATTGGACAAAGGCCCCCTCTCCCAGATGAACATGCTTGGCCTGGGAAGAAGGATGGTCAGGCAGCGGATGGAGAAGGCGAACGTGGCCAAGTTGGAGCAGATGGTCAAGGACTTCAAGGAGCTAGGGGGCAAGATCATCGCCTGTGAGATGACCATGGAGATCATGGGGATCAAGAAGGAGGACCTCCGGCTGGATTGGATCGATGAGTTCGGTGCCGTGGGCACATACGTGAACGAAGCGAGGAAATCGGACATCACGCTATTCATCTGA
- a CDS encoding 4Fe-4S binding protein, which translates to MSEKRIGVFICESAGGSEGSLDLRSLGKHVSSLPEVSFVRFIDQVCKETGQAQMLQALNKDEVDRFVVAACSPLSKERMLMRLAAEAGLNPFMFTIANVREQSAFVHSKAGADLKAKRLLRMAVEKCRLLAPAPYDVRIPDSRTVLVVGDGLRAALAAEDLRALDLEVMILVEEGMLRLPRFLDPTLAEALKRSEEGSPIISGHLASLDGVPGAFDVLTEGKTSGAVRCGAVIIAFDPLPAKLEEGIMGPMHFEELMAGGARLPLSLVIVVDDWKSEFHSPQAMEWAMRTAVAVRTRSPESSVRILCRDISSRGELESEQLRAQRHGTIFMRTERAPTVTPGERAIVRTVDPIVGELALDADAVILVGSDLNAGSASTCFVLGLAMRPDGMPRESKVRLRAGESLRAGIYVIDPWSEWSSGDVRLDCAAVAARAAALLLSPGIEEGGAVAQVEAGKCSACLSCVRICPYGAPYVTDEGKAEVRYELCQGCGMCVTSCPGKAIDMHCYSDAQIAAEGKAALKEPRP; encoded by the coding sequence ATGAGCGAGAAGCGTATCGGCGTCTTCATCTGCGAATCTGCGGGCGGAAGCGAGGGATCGCTGGACCTGCGCTCCCTGGGCAAGCACGTCTCATCCTTGCCAGAGGTCTCGTTCGTTCGCTTCATCGATCAGGTGTGCAAGGAGACTGGTCAGGCCCAGATGCTGCAGGCGTTGAATAAGGACGAGGTCGATCGTTTCGTCGTCGCCGCTTGTTCGCCTCTGAGCAAGGAGCGAATGCTGATGCGGTTGGCGGCCGAGGCCGGACTGAACCCTTTCATGTTCACCATCGCGAACGTCCGCGAGCAGAGCGCCTTCGTTCATTCGAAAGCAGGGGCCGACCTGAAAGCAAAGAGGTTGCTGAGGATGGCCGTGGAGAAGTGCCGCCTGCTCGCACCAGCGCCTTACGATGTCAGGATCCCTGATAGCAGGACGGTGCTCGTCGTCGGGGACGGCCTGAGGGCGGCCTTGGCGGCGGAGGATCTGCGAGCCCTCGACCTCGAGGTCATGATACTGGTGGAAGAAGGCATGCTGCGATTGCCTCGCTTTCTCGATCCCACGCTAGCCGAGGCGTTGAAGCGCAGCGAGGAGGGTTCTCCGATCATATCCGGGCACTTGGCATCACTGGATGGGGTTCCAGGAGCATTCGATGTGCTCACAGAAGGAAAGACCTCCGGAGCGGTCAGATGCGGTGCGGTGATCATAGCGTTCGATCCTTTGCCCGCGAAGCTCGAAGAAGGTATCATGGGCCCGATGCATTTCGAGGAGCTCATGGCCGGCGGAGCGCGGCTGCCTCTTTCCCTTGTGATCGTGGTCGACGATTGGAAATCGGAGTTCCACTCACCTCAGGCCATGGAATGGGCCATGCGAACGGCGGTAGCGGTGCGAACAAGGTCGCCCGAGTCCTCGGTGCGCATCCTTTGTAGGGACATCTCCTCGAGGGGCGAGCTGGAATCGGAACAGCTTCGAGCGCAACGCCATGGAACAATCTTCATGAGAACGGAACGAGCGCCCACTGTCACCCCCGGAGAAAGAGCGATCGTCAGAACGGTCGACCCCATCGTCGGAGAGCTGGCCCTGGATGCGGACGCAGTGATTCTGGTTGGTTCAGATCTGAACGCGGGAAGCGCGAGCACCTGTTTCGTTCTTGGGTTGGCGATGCGTCCCGACGGCATGCCTCGAGAATCGAAGGTAAGGCTGCGCGCTGGGGAGAGTCTGCGGGCCGGGATCTACGTCATCGATCCATGGAGCGAGTGGAGCAGTGGGGACGTCCGATTGGATTGTGCGGCCGTTGCGGCCAGAGCGGCCGCCCTCCTGCTTTCTCCGGGGATCGAAGAGGGCGGTGCGGTGGCCCAGGTCGAGGCAGGCAAGTGCTCGGCCTGCCTGAGCTGCGTGCGCATCTGTCCCTATGGTGCACCATACGTCACGGACGAGGGCAAGGCAGAGGTCAGATACGAGCTGTGCCAGGGCTGCGGGATGTGCGTGACCTCCTGCCCCGGCAAGGCCATCGACATGCATTGCTACTCCGACGCCCAGATAGCTGCGGAAGGGAAGGCGGCGCTCAAGGAGCCACGTCCATGA
- a CDS encoding DUF3786 domain-containing protein → MNPMPETKNGRGKYDDALDLAWDALSHLDLGDVARVSLCDLQEDELDLRHLSTSFRMRPADRTMFEDGVQVQPHLQVLALHYLLGCDERPLTGRPMSFAQAPGGPVYLEAFNKRVLDRLAEEYGSDPGRMLRAGEVLHGERVPLGDAGIRLLVFPKMPVTAIVWKGDEEIPANASMLFDELAASILPTEDLTVLGSHVLQRLQSTSK, encoded by the coding sequence ATGAACCCGATGCCTGAGACAAAGAACGGAAGAGGAAAGTACGACGATGCGCTCGATCTCGCCTGGGACGCCTTGTCCCATTTGGACCTAGGAGATGTCGCGAGAGTGTCCCTTTGCGACCTCCAAGAGGATGAGCTGGATCTCCGTCATCTATCCACGTCGTTCAGGATGCGCCCAGCAGATAGGACGATGTTCGAGGACGGAGTACAGGTCCAACCGCATCTGCAGGTCCTGGCCCTCCACTATCTGTTGGGGTGCGATGAACGGCCGCTGACCGGGCGACCGATGTCCTTCGCTCAAGCTCCCGGCGGTCCAGTCTATTTGGAGGCGTTCAATAAACGGGTGCTCGACCGTCTGGCAGAGGAATACGGGAGCGATCCAGGCAGAATGCTTCGGGCCGGAGAGGTGTTGCACGGAGAACGAGTACCGCTCGGTGACGCAGGTATCAGACTGTTGGTCTTTCCAAAGATGCCCGTTACCGCGATCGTCTGGAAGGGAGATGAAGAGATTCCAGCCAACGCAAGCATGCTCTTCGATGAGCTGGCAGCATCGATCCTTCCGACGGAGGATCTGACCGTGCTCGGCTCGCACGTCCTGCAGCGGCTGCAATCGACCTCGAAATAG
- a CDS encoding formate--tetrahydrofolate ligase — MKTNIEIAQEAKCAPIEKVAEKLSLTNGDLQLYGKYMAKVPLDVLRRFEGQEDGKLIVMTAITPTPAGEGKTVSTIGLVQGLGRLKLSVMGCLRQPSLGPVFGVKGGATGGGRSQVYPMWDIDLHFTGDIHAVAAAHNLLSAIIENHIQRKNELNIDPTRIIWKKAIDMNCRELRQIIVGLGGRGDGGVPHESGFIITAASEISAILALATSMEDLKKRLAKIVVARTYDKKPVTAGQLGCVGAMALLLKDAMEPNLVQTLEGEPIFIHGFPFANIAHGNNSILATKYALKMVDYVVTEAGFATDLGMEKCFDIVCRESGFRPDCVVVVASIRALKMHGGCPFEKCDVKNIDALGRGLVNLDKHVSNVRKFGVPVVVAVNHFSTDTAEEVEAVMAHCKEIGVRAAVSYVFDQGGDGGILLARQVLEAIENDNNDFHFLYDEKLPVREKIERIARELYGARAVKFHAEAEKDMKEIEAMGLDKLPVCIAKTQHSLSDDPKVKGAPTDWVLTVRDLSPSAGAGFIVVVCGDIMLIPGLPAEPSAFNMDVKDDGTIIGLN; from the coding sequence ATGAAGACGAACATCGAGATCGCCCAAGAAGCGAAATGCGCGCCGATTGAGAAGGTGGCGGAGAAGCTCTCCCTGACGAACGGTGACCTGCAGCTCTACGGCAAATACATGGCCAAGGTGCCTTTGGACGTGCTCAGGCGCTTCGAAGGACAAGAGGATGGCAAGCTCATCGTCATGACCGCCATCACGCCCACGCCCGCTGGAGAAGGGAAGACCGTCTCCACCATCGGTCTGGTGCAGGGCCTGGGCAGGCTCAAGCTCAGCGTCATGGGGTGCCTGCGTCAGCCCTCCCTCGGTCCGGTGTTCGGCGTGAAAGGCGGTGCCACCGGAGGCGGCAGGTCCCAGGTGTACCCCATGTGGGACATCGACCTTCATTTCACCGGGGACATCCACGCGGTGGCAGCGGCCCACAACCTTCTCTCCGCCATAATCGAGAATCACATCCAGAGGAAGAACGAGCTGAACATTGATCCGACCAGGATAATTTGGAAGAAGGCAATCGACATGAACTGCCGCGAGCTACGGCAGATCATCGTCGGGCTCGGGGGAAGAGGTGATGGAGGCGTCCCACATGAAAGCGGCTTCATCATCACCGCCGCCTCGGAGATATCGGCCATACTTGCTCTGGCAACGTCGATGGAAGATCTGAAGAAACGGCTGGCGAAGATCGTGGTCGCCAGGACCTACGACAAGAAGCCGGTCACCGCCGGTCAGCTGGGCTGCGTCGGGGCCATGGCATTGCTGTTGAAGGATGCCATGGAACCCAACCTGGTGCAGACGCTGGAAGGCGAGCCGATCTTCATCCACGGATTCCCTTTCGCGAACATCGCCCACGGCAACAATTCCATCCTAGCGACGAAATACGCTTTGAAGATGGTTGACTACGTGGTCACGGAGGCAGGATTCGCGACCGACTTGGGCATGGAGAAATGCTTCGACATCGTCTGCAGAGAGAGCGGCTTTCGTCCCGACTGTGTGGTAGTGGTAGCATCCATCAGAGCGTTGAAGATGCATGGCGGATGCCCGTTCGAGAAGTGCGACGTGAAGAACATCGACGCCTTGGGAAGAGGTCTCGTCAATCTAGACAAGCACGTCTCCAATGTGCGTAAGTTCGGCGTGCCCGTGGTCGTGGCGGTGAACCACTTCTCCACCGACACCGCGGAAGAGGTGGAGGCGGTCATGGCCCACTGCAAGGAGATCGGAGTGCGGGCGGCCGTCTCTTACGTCTTCGATCAGGGCGGGGATGGAGGGATCCTGCTTGCCAGGCAAGTGCTGGAAGCCATCGAAAATGATAACAATGACTTTCACTTCCTTTACGACGAGAAGCTGCCGGTGCGTGAGAAGATAGAGAGGATCGCCCGCGAGCTGTATGGGGCCAGAGCGGTCAAGTTCCATGCCGAGGCGGAGAAGGACATGAAGGAGATAGAGGCCATGGGCCTGGACAAGCTGCCGGTGTGCATAGCCAAGACCCAGCATTCGCTCTCCGATGATCCGAAGGTAAAAGGCGCGCCGACGGACTGGGTGTTGACCGTGCGCGATCTCAGCCCGTCCGCGGGAGCTGGTTTCATCGTGGTGGTCTGCGGCGACATCATGCTCATCCCTGGTCTGCCAGCAGAACCAAGCGCGTTCAACATGGACGTGAAGGACGACGGCACGATAATCGGCCTGAACTGA
- a CDS encoding methylenetetrahydrofolate reductase C-terminal domain-containing protein, with amino-acid sequence MIIGEQKPLQEICAMLEGHQRILVAGCRSCVAICLAGGEKEVGILAESLRLHSDLRGRNWEVTEFTTERQCEKEWVRELSDLVAKSDAVVSIACGVGAQTIQALFPEVRVLPGLNTSNMGAPEEPGVFMEKCGGCGDCVLHLTGGICPIVRCAKSLLNGPCGGSQNGKCEIGHDTPCAWEEIYHSLERLDRLDLLEELIPPKNWMPSRSGGPRRIIRPEAVLTREEKEMRG; translated from the coding sequence ATGATAATCGGAGAACAGAAGCCGCTCCAGGAGATCTGCGCCATGCTCGAGGGACATCAGCGCATCCTAGTGGCAGGCTGTCGTTCCTGCGTGGCCATTTGCCTCGCGGGCGGAGAGAAGGAGGTGGGCATCTTGGCGGAGAGCTTGCGCCTGCACTCCGACCTCCGAGGAAGGAATTGGGAGGTGACCGAGTTCACCACGGAGAGGCAATGCGAGAAAGAGTGGGTGCGTGAGCTCTCCGACCTGGTGGCCAAGAGCGACGCGGTCGTCTCCATCGCTTGCGGGGTTGGGGCGCAAACCATCCAGGCGCTTTTCCCGGAAGTGAGGGTCCTTCCCGGGCTTAACACTTCGAACATGGGTGCGCCCGAAGAACCGGGCGTTTTCATGGAGAAATGCGGGGGCTGCGGTGACTGCGTTCTGCATCTGACCGGAGGGATATGTCCCATCGTCCGCTGCGCCAAGAGCCTGCTCAACGGTCCCTGCGGAGGGAGCCAGAACGGCAAGTGCGAGATCGGTCACGATACGCCCTGTGCCTGGGAGGAGATCTACCACTCGCTCGAGCGCCTTGATCGATTGGACCTGCTGGAGGAGCTGATACCTCCGAAGAACTGGATGCCCAGCCGTAGCGGCGGACCGAGGAGGATCATCAGGCCGGAGGCGGTCCTGACCAGGGAAGAGAAGGAGATGAGAGGATGA
- a CDS encoding FAD-dependent oxidoreductase — MKETIKPVNARSRTVAIIGGGVAGLSAAVQLAEKGIRPVILESEPELGGKVKAYGCKGVRECVHCDVCLSVNLIKEVKRLGVERFKGAKVLSLSGRPGRYRLRLSVGGSSSTRTLSVGTIIVATGAEPFDPSVEKRLSHGRIKDVISAVEAEHQIRASGKLLVPSTGMAPKSVAFVQCVGSRDLSKGSGACSKACCKYSWKMAQLLKRIDPETSILYLFMDWRPVDAQDDIRSWAAGQKNVRLIRSRPSEVLLGEDGRPVVRFATGDDSIIEEEAVDLVILSVGMVPSAGSKELSHALRLEEDAQGFILTSELDRHQTSRPGVYAAGSCTGSKDIRESAKDGERAAGAAARSLEEMQ, encoded by the coding sequence ATGAAAGAAACGATAAAACCAGTGAATGCCAGGTCACGGACTGTGGCCATCATCGGAGGGGGCGTCGCCGGGCTCTCGGCGGCGGTGCAGTTGGCGGAGAAGGGGATCAGGCCAGTCATATTGGAGAGCGAGCCCGAGCTTGGTGGCAAGGTCAAGGCATACGGCTGCAAGGGCGTGCGGGAGTGCGTTCATTGCGACGTGTGCCTCAGTGTCAACTTGATTAAGGAAGTGAAACGCCTGGGCGTGGAGCGGTTCAAGGGCGCCAAGGTCCTTTCTCTGAGCGGCAGGCCGGGCAGATACCGCCTGCGCCTCAGCGTCGGTGGGTCCTCTTCCACAAGAACGCTCAGCGTCGGGACGATCATAGTCGCAACGGGTGCCGAGCCGTTCGATCCCTCGGTCGAGAAGCGCCTCTCCCACGGGCGGATCAAGGACGTCATCTCGGCCGTGGAGGCGGAGCACCAGATCCGTGCCTCGGGCAAGCTGCTCGTCCCTTCCACCGGCATGGCGCCAAAGAGCGTGGCCTTCGTGCAGTGCGTCGGCTCCCGGGACCTGAGCAAAGGGTCGGGGGCATGTTCCAAGGCCTGCTGCAAGTACTCGTGGAAGATGGCGCAACTGCTGAAGCGCATAGACCCGGAGACATCGATACTCTACCTCTTCATGGACTGGCGTCCGGTGGATGCGCAGGACGACATCCGTTCTTGGGCGGCGGGGCAGAAGAACGTGAGGCTGATCCGCTCCCGGCCCTCCGAAGTTCTGCTCGGCGAAGATGGCAGGCCGGTAGTGAGATTCGCCACCGGCGACGATTCGATCATCGAGGAGGAGGCTGTGGACCTGGTCATCCTTTCCGTGGGAATGGTCCCTTCTGCAGGTTCGAAGGAGCTCAGCCATGCCCTGAGACTCGAGGAGGACGCCCAGGGCTTCATTCTCACCAGCGAGCTGGATAGGCATCAGACCTCAAGACCTGGTGTATACGCAGCCGGCAGCTGCACCGGGTCGAAGGACATCCGGGAGAGCGCCAAGGACGGAGAGAGGGCCGCTGGAGCGGCTGCGAGATCGCTGGAGGAGATGCAATGA
- a CDS encoding sulfurtransferase TusA family protein: MSQVNLDCRGQNCPVPLVEVRKALKKAAVGDVIEVVGTHPSSKKEIPMAVDALEQQLLEVKDNGPEWIIRIKKVKG; this comes from the coding sequence ATGTCGCAGGTCAACCTTGATTGCCGGGGACAGAACTGCCCCGTTCCTTTGGTGGAAGTGAGGAAGGCGCTGAAGAAAGCGGCCGTCGGGGATGTCATTGAGGTCGTCGGAACACATCCCTCATCAAAGAAAGAGATACCGATGGCAGTGGACGCGCTGGAGCAGCAGTTGCTGGAAGTGAAGGACAACGGTCCGGAGTGGATCATCCGCATCAAGAAGGTGAAGGGGTGA
- a CDS encoding cysteine desulfurase family protein — MPDRTIYMDNAASTRLDGRVLEAMKPYYFDSYAVATSEFGHSMGIEAKETLEAARVKLAEALKASPEEVLLTSGDTESSNLALKGVTNALAGKKGKHIVVSKIEDFPVLNSAKALERLGYKVTYLGVDKEGFLDLAELERSITKETVLVSIQHANQEIGTVQDIEAIGKICHDRGALFHTDATHTLTRIPLDMGRMAVDLATITAHTIHGPKGIGALYVRKGTPLMKWMDGGFQEFNLRAGLENIPGAMGFAKAIELVTEEENERLRAIRDSLIDSLLKQVPRTTLNGSRTRRIPQNANITFHRVEGESITLHLDMRGIEVSTGSACFSRSLEASHVIMGIGGDHERAHGSIRYSLGRFNDISEVPEVVKAMTDIIGRLRSISPLKD; from the coding sequence TTGCCCGACAGGACGATCTACATGGACAACGCCGCCTCCACCAGGCTGGACGGGCGCGTGCTGGAGGCGATGAAGCCCTATTACTTCGATTCCTATGCGGTGGCGACATCGGAGTTCGGGCATTCCATGGGCATCGAGGCCAAGGAGACGCTGGAAGCAGCGCGAGTGAAGCTGGCCGAGGCGCTCAAAGCCTCTCCCGAGGAGGTGCTGCTCACTTCCGGGGATACGGAATCAAGCAACCTGGCCCTCAAAGGAGTGACCAATGCCCTTGCGGGCAAGAAGGGCAAGCACATCGTCGTATCGAAGATCGAGGACTTTCCTGTTCTGAACAGCGCCAAGGCGTTGGAGAGGTTGGGCTACAAGGTCACCTATCTGGGAGTGGACAAAGAGGGCTTCCTGGACCTGGCGGAGCTGGAGCGCTCCATAACCAAGGAAACCGTCCTGGTCTCGATCCAGCACGCCAACCAGGAGATCGGGACCGTGCAGGACATCGAGGCGATCGGGAAGATCTGCCATGATAGAGGGGCGCTATTCCATACGGACGCCACCCATACGCTCACCCGCATTCCATTGGACATGGGCCGAATGGCGGTGGACCTGGCCACGATAACCGCCCACACCATCCACGGTCCAAAAGGGATCGGGGCGCTCTACGTCCGCAAGGGCACTCCTCTGATGAAATGGATGGACGGCGGGTTCCAGGAGTTCAATCTGCGGGCGGGACTGGAGAACATCCCGGGAGCGATGGGATTCGCCAAAGCCATAGAACTGGTGACCGAAGAGGAGAACGAGCGCCTCCGCGCCATCCGCGACTCGCTCATAGACAGCTTGCTGAAGCAGGTGCCTCGGACGACCCTGAACGGCTCTCGGACCAGGAGGATCCCTCAGAACGCCAACATCACCTTCCACCGCGTGGAGGGCGAGTCGATAACCCTCCATTTGGACATGCGAGGCATCGAGGTCTCCACCGGCTCGGCCTGCTTCTCCCGGTCGTTGGAGGCCAGCCACGTGATCATGGGCATCGGTGGGGACCACGAGCGGGCGCACGGGTCCATACGATATTCACTGGGCCGATTCAACGACATTAGCGAGGTGCCAGAGGTCGTGAAGGCGATGACGGACATCATCGGAAGATTGCGGAGCATCAGCCCGCTGAAGGATTGA